In Paracoccus methylovorus, a genomic segment contains:
- a CDS encoding winged helix-turn-helix domain-containing protein, whose translation MTQDPRISLRLHFNSGLTFGRGKADLLQSIDEEGSISAAGRRMGMSYRRAWSLVEEMNAHFVAPLVDSSRGGAKGGGAVLTEQGRQVLADYRALETLLREQGDQQLTRLRAGQQPVSK comes from the coding sequence ATGACACAAGATCCCCGTATCAGCCTCCGCCTGCACTTCAATTCCGGCCTGACCTTTGGACGCGGCAAGGCCGATCTGTTGCAGTCCATTGACGAAGAGGGTTCGATCTCGGCCGCCGGTCGGCGGATGGGGATGAGCTATCGCCGCGCCTGGTCCCTGGTGGAAGAGATGAACGCGCATTTTGTCGCACCTCTGGTGGACAGCAGCCGCGGGGGCGCCAAGGGCGGCGGCGCCGTCTTGACTGAACAAGGCCGGCAGGTGCTGGCCGATTACCGCGCGTTGGAGACCTTGCTGCGCGAGCAGGGCGATCAGCAACTGACCCGGCTTCGGGCAGGGCAGCAGCCTGTTTCAAAGTAA
- a CDS encoding acetyl-CoA C-acyltransferase family protein yields the protein MPDNDIVILSGARTAIGTFGGSLAGVPPIQLAAAVTRAAIERAGIGADRIGNVVFGHVLNTEPRDMYLSRVAMLDAGVPDTTPAMNVNRLCGSGAQAIVSVTQSLMLGDADFAVAGGAESMSRAPYAVPSARFGAKMGDVQMLDMMVGALTCPMGTGHMGVTAENVAREHDISRQAQDEFALESQRRAAAAIAEGRFHEQIVPIEVKTRKGTVAFDTDEHPKSTDLEKLAGLKTVFQKDGTVTAGNASGINDGAGALVLARADAATAAGARPLFRILGYAVAGVRPEVMGIGPVPAVQELLRRTGLKAGDFDVIESNEAFAAQALAVNKELGLDPAKVNPNGGAIALGHPVGATGAIITVKTMYELMRTGGTKGLVTMCIGGGQGIALAIERI from the coding sequence ATGCCTGACAACGATATCGTCATTCTGTCGGGGGCGCGGACGGCCATCGGCACTTTCGGCGGCAGCCTTGCCGGCGTGCCTCCGATCCAGTTGGCTGCCGCGGTCACTCGCGCCGCAATCGAGCGCGCCGGCATCGGTGCCGACCGCATCGGCAACGTGGTGTTCGGCCATGTGCTCAATACCGAGCCGCGCGACATGTACCTGTCGCGGGTGGCGATGCTGGATGCGGGGGTGCCAGACACCACGCCGGCAATGAACGTAAACCGGCTCTGCGGTTCAGGAGCGCAGGCGATCGTCTCGGTCACGCAGTCGCTTATGCTGGGTGATGCCGATTTCGCGGTGGCGGGCGGGGCCGAATCCATGAGCCGCGCCCCCTATGCCGTACCGTCGGCGCGCTTCGGCGCCAAGATGGGCGATGTGCAGATGCTCGACATGATGGTGGGCGCGCTGACCTGCCCCATGGGCACCGGCCATATGGGCGTAACGGCGGAAAACGTCGCGCGCGAGCATGATATCTCGCGTCAGGCACAGGATGAGTTCGCCCTGGAAAGCCAACGCCGTGCAGCCGCGGCCATCGCCGAGGGGCGTTTCCATGAACAGATTGTTCCCATCGAGGTAAAAACTCGCAAGGGGACGGTGGCCTTTGATACGGACGAACATCCGAAATCGACCGATCTGGAAAAGCTCGCCGGCCTGAAAACCGTATTCCAAAAGGACGGCACGGTGACGGCGGGTAATGCGTCGGGCATCAACGACGGTGCGGGGGCGCTGGTGCTGGCCCGTGCCGATGCCGCAACGGCGGCGGGCGCGCGGCCCCTGTTTCGCATTCTCGGCTATGCGGTCGCTGGCGTGCGGCCCGAGGTCATGGGTATCGGTCCGGTTCCTGCGGTTCAGGAGCTGCTGCGCCGCACCGGCCTGAAGGCAGGTGATTTCGACGTGATCGAATCGAATGAGGCTTTTGCAGCGCAGGCGCTGGCCGTGAACAAGGAACTGGGGCTTGATCCCGCCAAGGTGAATCCGAACGGCGGCGCCATTGCTTTGGGTCACCCGGTTGGCGCTACGGGCGCCATCATTACCGTCAAGA